From Rutidosis leptorrhynchoides isolate AG116_Rl617_1_P2 chromosome 3, CSIRO_AGI_Rlap_v1, whole genome shotgun sequence, a single genomic window includes:
- the LOC139901360 gene encoding uncharacterized protein, giving the protein MILSPHEGILWCQWELKKGKAKVKWKDVCLPKSEGDLWIKGLREWNSALIATHIWRILSNHESLWCIPKHAFVLWLLIGEKLKTQDKLKYWEIISDGSLLCPLCNQISDSHDHLFFNCSYSNHVWSRFKQMMEFPIFSYSWREFTLLVSPFAKRNIARIVIVKLGFATSVYMLWQERNNRLFKGKKRTCDQVGDAILSTVRLKLMSMKWKKTPQTLRLKSDWKIS; this is encoded by the exons ATGATATTGAGCCCTCATGAGGGGATACTTTGGTGTCAATGGGAGCTAAAAAAGGGTAAAGCAAAAGTTAAATGGAAGGATGTGTGTCTCCCGAAATCAGAAGGTGATCTTTGGATTAAGGGTTTACGTGAATGGAACTCGGCTCTAATTGCAACACATATTTGGCGTATTTTGTCTAATCACGAGTCCTTATGG TGTATTCCCAAACATGCTTTTGTGTTGTGGCTTTTGATCGGAGAGAAATTAAAAACTCAAGATAAGCTTAAGTATTGGGAAATTATTTCGGATGGTTCGCTTCTTTGTCCTTTGTGCAATCAAATTTCGGACTCCCATGATCATCTATTCTTTAATTGCTCTTATTCGAATCACGTTTGGTCACGCTTTAAGCAGATGATGGAGTTTCCGATTTTTAGTTACTCTTGGAGGGAATTTACATTGTTGGTAAGTCCATTTGCTAAGCGTAATATTGCTCGTATTGTTATTGTGAAATTGGGTTTTGCGACAAGTGTCTACATGTTGTGGCAAGAAAGAAACAATAGGCTTTTCAAGGGGAAAAAGAGAACTTGTGATCAAGTTGGTGATGCTATTCTCTCGACGGTCCGGTTAAAGCTCATGTCTATGAAATGGAAGAAGACTCCTCAAACGCTACGTTTGAAGTCAGATTGGAAGATTTCTTAG